The following coding sequences lie in one Pontibacter sp. G13 genomic window:
- the rfbB gene encoding dTDP-glucose 4,6-dehydratase, with product MKKTILITGGAGFIGSHLVRHLVQKYPDYHILNLDALTYAGNLENLRDIESSANYTFVKGDICDGDMLQQLFEKHPIDGVIHLAAESHVDRSILNPVEFVRTNVLGTVTLLNAAKNAWKGRSDVLFYHVSTDEVYGSLAPGDYFLETTSYDPQSPYSASKASSDHFVRAYGNTYGIPFVLSNCSNNYGPYQFPEKLLPLFISNIVAEKPLPVYGKGDNIRDWLWVTDHCVAIDLIFHKGRHGETYNIGGRNEWTNIDLVKLLCTSMDEKLGREAGSAESLITYVTDRPGHDMRYAIDPSKLEAELGWTPSLQFEEGLLLTIDWYLKNQEWVERVQSGTYREYYETQYGERLAN from the coding sequence ATGAAAAAGACCATCTTAATCACCGGCGGAGCTGGATTCATCGGCTCCCATCTTGTTCGACATCTCGTTCAGAAGTATCCAGATTACCACATCTTGAACTTGGACGCGCTCACCTATGCAGGTAACCTTGAGAACCTGCGGGACATTGAGTCTAGTGCCAATTACACCTTCGTCAAGGGAGATATCTGCGACGGGGACATGCTCCAACAGTTGTTTGAGAAGCATCCCATCGATGGAGTCATCCACCTCGCCGCTGAAAGCCATGTGGATCGCTCCATTCTCAATCCCGTGGAATTCGTCCGTACCAACGTACTCGGAACCGTCACGCTGCTCAATGCCGCCAAGAATGCCTGGAAAGGCCGCAGCGATGTGCTGTTCTATCATGTTTCCACCGATGAAGTCTATGGCTCATTGGCACCGGGAGACTACTTCCTAGAGACGACTTCGTACGACCCACAGAGTCCATACTCCGCCTCCAAGGCTAGTTCCGACCACTTTGTTCGAGCGTATGGCAATACCTATGGCATTCCATTTGTCCTGAGCAACTGCTCCAACAACTACGGACCATACCAATTCCCCGAGAAGTTGTTGCCGCTGTTCATCTCCAATATCGTGGCCGAAAAGCCCCTGCCTGTCTATGGCAAAGGAGACAATATCCGCGACTGGCTGTGGGTGACTGATCATTGCGTGGCGATTGACTTGATCTTCCACAAAGGAAGACATGGCGAAACCTACAACATCGGTGGCCGCAACGAGTGGACCAACATCGATCTGGTCAAACTTCTCTGCACCTCTATGGATGAGAAATTGGGACGCGAGGCCGGTTCTGCCGAATCACTCATCACCTATGTGACCGACCGTCCGGGGCACGATATGCGCTATGCGATCGATCCGTCCAAGCTCGAAGCTGAACTCGGTTGGACTCCAAGCTTGCAATTTGAAGAAGGCCTGCTGCTCACTATCGACTGGTACCTGAAGAATCAGGAATGGGTCGAGCGCGTGCAGTCTGGTACTTATCGTGAATATTATGAAACGCAGTACGGCGAGCGCCTCGCCAACTAG
- a CDS encoding VOC family protein, translating to MKLGAFSLSLTVKDIHVSKQFYETLGFEVFAGDIERHYLIMKCDDTLIGLFQGMFEQNILTFNPGWDGNAQNLPEFEDVRDIQKRLKAAGIEFEQEADETTSGPGSFVILDPDGNPILFDQHR from the coding sequence ATGAAACTCGGAGCCTTCTCCCTCAGTCTGACCGTCAAGGACATCCACGTCTCGAAGCAATTCTACGAAACCCTCGGATTCGAGGTGTTTGCGGGCGATATCGAGCGCCACTACCTCATCATGAAATGCGATGACACGCTCATCGGACTGTTTCAGGGGATGTTCGAGCAGAACATCCTGACGTTCAATCCCGGCTGGGACGGCAATGCCCAGAATCTCCCCGAATTCGAGGATGTGCGCGACATTCAGAAGCGCCTCAAAGCTGCTGGGATCGAATTTGAGCAGGAAGCTGACGAGACCACCTCTGGACCGGGCAGTTTTGTGATTCTCGATCCGGACGGCAACCCGATTCTCTTCGATCAACATCGGTAG
- the cmk gene encoding (d)CMP kinase has product MKPITIAIDGYAGCGKSTTAKRVAQELGYVFIDTGAMYRAVTLFFLRNDIPFDQVNPQMLEALDQIKVGFTLSPDYPFPLVTVNDEIVEGEIRNPEVSGNVSQVAVHKPVRQAMVAQQQEMGKAGGVVLDGRDIGTVVFPFAELKVFMRADMEVRANRRLAELESKGVEITLDEVIHNLQERDRIDTTREESPLKQAEDARVLDTTLLGIDEQVQQVLEWVREVQTARSAQ; this is encoded by the coding sequence TTGAAGCCTATCACAATTGCCATAGATGGCTATGCCGGTTGCGGCAAAAGCACCACCGCCAAGCGGGTTGCCCAAGAACTGGGATATGTATTTATCGATACCGGAGCCATGTATCGGGCCGTCACCCTCTTCTTCTTGCGGAATGATATTCCATTTGACCAAGTAAATCCACAAATGCTTGAAGCCCTCGACCAGATCAAGGTCGGCTTCACGCTAAGTCCTGATTATCCTTTTCCACTCGTCACCGTCAATGATGAGATTGTAGAAGGGGAAATCCGCAATCCCGAGGTTTCCGGCAATGTCAGCCAAGTCGCAGTACACAAGCCTGTACGCCAAGCTATGGTTGCCCAACAGCAGGAAATGGGCAAAGCGGGTGGCGTGGTCCTAGATGGGCGAGATATCGGCACCGTCGTCTTCCCTTTTGCAGAGCTCAAAGTCTTCATGCGGGCTGATATGGAAGTTCGTGCCAATCGCAGACTCGCAGAACTGGAATCTAAAGGGGTGGAAATTACCCTAGACGAAGTCATCCACAACCTGCAGGAACGCGACCGAATTGATACGACGCGCGAGGAAAGCCCGTTGAAACAGGCCGAGGATGCCCGCGTATTGGATACCACCCTTCTCGGAATTGACGAGCAGGTACAGCAGGTCTTGGAATGGGTACGGGAGGTCCAAACCGCCCGCTCTGCCCAATAA
- the queD gene encoding 6-carboxytetrahydropterin synthase QueD — translation MAVLITKKFRFESAHWLPGMPDGHKCRRLHGHSFEMEVNVLGETNPETGLLMDFGDIKKVVKPYVEMLDHYCINEIGEERDDDLLRNPSSENLAQWFFEQLQDKLPGLFSIIIHETCTSRCEYRPKF, via the coding sequence ATGGCGGTACTGATTACGAAGAAATTCAGATTTGAATCGGCACACTGGTTGCCGGGAATGCCCGATGGGCACAAATGTCGTCGCTTGCACGGTCACAGTTTCGAAATGGAGGTGAATGTGCTTGGCGAGACCAATCCTGAAACGGGGCTATTGATGGATTTTGGCGATATCAAGAAAGTCGTCAAACCCTATGTCGAGATGCTGGACCACTACTGCATCAATGAGATTGGCGAAGAACGGGATGATGATTTGCTCCGAAATCCCTCCTCGGAGAACCTCGCACAATGGTTTTTCGAACAGCTCCAAGACAAGCTCCCAGGGCTGTTTTCCATCATCATTCACGAGACTTGCACCAGTCGCTGCGAGTATCGGCCCAAATTTTGA
- a CDS encoding 4-hydroxy-3-methylbut-2-enyl diphosphate reductase has protein sequence MTIEIDQNSGFCFGVVYAIEMAEDHLREAGQLYCLGDIVHNNKEVERLEALGLEIINHDDLQNLKDATVLIRAHGEPPSTYRLAMENNLTLIDASCPVVLKLQNRVRHAFDQDRQIVILGKKGHAEVNGLVGQTHQEAIVISSVEEAQALEIAGPVSLYSQTTKATKLLYEVKGVMEEKFEDFKFNDTVCRQVSNREPQLQKFADKHDVIVFVSGKKSSNGKALHGTCQRVNPESYFVSDTDEIDLSWFEGKNSVGICGATSTPMWLMEDVAKYIDEQTNRVPA, from the coding sequence TTGACTATCGAAATCGACCAAAATTCAGGCTTCTGCTTTGGCGTCGTGTATGCCATCGAAATGGCGGAAGATCACCTGCGTGAGGCAGGACAGCTCTACTGCCTCGGAGATATCGTGCACAACAACAAAGAGGTGGAGCGACTCGAAGCGCTAGGACTGGAAATCATTAACCATGATGACCTCCAGAATCTCAAGGACGCTACCGTCCTGATTCGTGCGCATGGAGAACCGCCATCTACCTATCGGTTGGCGATGGAAAACAACCTGACCCTCATCGACGCTTCCTGTCCCGTAGTTTTGAAACTCCAAAACCGCGTGAGACATGCCTTCGATCAGGACCGACAAATTGTCATCCTCGGGAAAAAAGGCCATGCGGAAGTCAATGGACTCGTCGGCCAAACCCACCAGGAAGCCATCGTCATCTCCTCTGTAGAAGAAGCTCAGGCCCTCGAAATCGCTGGACCAGTATCGCTCTACAGCCAGACGACCAAGGCGACCAAGTTGCTGTATGAAGTGAAAGGAGTCATGGAGGAGAAATTTGAGGATTTCAAATTCAACGACACTGTCTGCCGTCAGGTCAGCAACCGCGAGCCCCAACTCCAAAAGTTTGCCGACAAGCACGATGTCATCGTGTTCGTTTCGGGCAAGAAAAGCTCCAACGGCAAGGCACTCCACGGCACCTGCCAGCGAGTCAATCCCGAAAGCTACTTTGTCTCAGACACGGATGAGATCGATCTCAGCTGGTTTGAAGGCAAGAATTCCGTAGGGATCTGCGGCGCGACTTCCACCCCAATGTGGCTGATGGAAGATGTAGCAAAATATATCGACGAGCAAACCAACCGCGTTCCCGCGTAG
- a CDS encoding tetratricopeptide repeat protein, translated as MPKKRRRSFKEKNDQANQKTFVGRQHFLQQFRENLQLDPDEDDGYTNIYNLYGQGGVGKTTLMHEFEQMAKDKEYRVAWVDTEDNRLAEVVETMHAIAQTFQAQGADFSPFLKRYEEFKKLRNELEADPEKPEGSIGKLVSGGLKMASRIGFKMMPGGEALEELVPTDGIAEVAGEWANFAAKKFNNRKDDVKLALEPVAVLSPIWTTCLFDETEDRPAAILFDTFEASNPELERWILDLLKGQYGDFPSMLMVITGRAELDSQTWAQFKRKLVQFSINPFTDEEATEFIKGQGIQSEKEIQKLIEWSKGLPVYLALLTDNYEAGSSSEISDPRERVVDRVLKHIKNADLKDLAIHAAFPAYFDQDLLQFLLPKTFKQHADEYFTWLKDRPFIQKRGGKWAYHPIIRELFLKHQRDLTPQDWKNTHRNLAEWFAKQMKSHQVGPEWKDWIQHPEWRELQAHFHFHRLCEEYHGYIPACIRELVRMMQPLKYSELLPLAQQIKEAEDFLGQTQWGNTLESGINGLIDDQKVEALRMLNALLSCGFVEEAENQAYLCFSLYLYETDKDKKKWAIQQAVKLWPDESKYWDSLGYTLGSDKQYPEAIEAYQKAIDLKPEFADAWNGMANVLYDQGEHKQAIDNYLKAINLKPVEAMYWNNLGHTHRNIKQYKEAIKAHQKAIELKPEYASAWNGLANVLDDQGKYQQAIEYYQKSIELKPEYASAWNGLANILDDQGKYQQAIEHYLKVINLKPEGAMYWNNLGITYRKSNQYEEAIEAHKKAIEIRPNEANYWYSLGITFRKLKQYKEATIAYKKAIELKPEYAAAWNNLANVLKDQGKYPQAIEHYQKAIEIKPAEALYWNNLGLAYRKLKQYKEAEEAYKKAIEIKPEEVDFWDNLGTTYSDLKQYGKAKEAYQKAIELAPEDPAYPHSLGWTYLLQHQFSNAEQQFSKAWELSDRHSDMNAMNLGHVHYLQGNSEEARAWYRTSIPLWEDVNGFFEGMESDYTDLRMESLGITRESYDELLAELREFADGLDQGGASTAEA; from the coding sequence ATGCCCAAAAAGCGCCGCCGCTCCTTCAAGGAGAAGAATGACCAAGCCAATCAGAAGACCTTCGTGGGTCGCCAACATTTCCTCCAGCAATTCCGCGAAAATCTCCAACTCGACCCAGACGAGGACGATGGCTACACCAATATCTACAACCTGTATGGCCAAGGTGGAGTCGGCAAAACCACCCTGATGCACGAGTTTGAGCAGATGGCCAAAGACAAGGAGTATCGCGTGGCGTGGGTGGACACGGAGGACAATCGACTGGCCGAGGTGGTGGAGACGATGCATGCCATCGCCCAAACCTTCCAAGCGCAGGGCGCGGACTTTTCGCCCTTCCTCAAGCGGTATGAAGAGTTCAAGAAACTGCGCAATGAACTGGAGGCAGATCCCGAAAAACCCGAAGGTTCTATCGGGAAATTGGTCTCAGGCGGGTTGAAAATGGCCAGTCGGATTGGGTTCAAGATGATGCCCGGCGGAGAGGCATTGGAAGAGCTGGTCCCCACAGATGGAATTGCAGAAGTCGCAGGAGAATGGGCCAACTTCGCCGCCAAAAAGTTCAACAACCGGAAAGATGATGTCAAACTGGCCTTGGAACCCGTGGCCGTCCTCTCTCCGATCTGGACAACCTGTCTGTTCGATGAAACCGAAGACCGCCCAGCGGCCATCCTGTTTGACACCTTCGAAGCCTCCAATCCCGAGCTAGAGCGCTGGATCTTGGATCTTCTCAAAGGGCAGTATGGAGATTTTCCTTCCATGCTAATGGTCATCACCGGGCGGGCCGAATTGGATTCTCAGACCTGGGCCCAATTCAAGCGCAAGCTCGTCCAGTTTTCCATCAATCCCTTCACAGACGAGGAAGCCACCGAATTCATCAAGGGACAGGGCATCCAATCCGAAAAAGAAATCCAGAAACTGATCGAATGGAGCAAGGGACTCCCTGTGTACTTGGCCCTACTCACGGACAACTATGAGGCAGGGAGCTCATCGGAAATATCTGATCCGCGAGAGCGTGTCGTCGATCGCGTCCTCAAACATATCAAGAACGCCGACTTGAAGGATCTGGCCATCCATGCTGCCTTTCCTGCCTATTTCGACCAGGACCTTCTCCAATTCCTGTTGCCCAAAACGTTCAAGCAGCATGCAGACGAGTATTTCACTTGGCTCAAGGATCGGCCCTTCATCCAAAAACGTGGAGGCAAATGGGCCTACCATCCGATCATCCGGGAGCTCTTCCTCAAACACCAGCGGGATCTCACCCCTCAAGACTGGAAAAACACCCACCGTAACCTAGCCGAATGGTTTGCCAAGCAAATGAAATCCCACCAAGTAGGCCCGGAATGGAAGGATTGGATCCAACACCCAGAATGGCGGGAGCTGCAAGCACACTTCCATTTCCATCGGCTATGCGAGGAATATCATGGGTATATTCCGGCGTGTATTCGGGAATTGGTGAGGATGATGCAGCCGTTGAAATATTCGGAATTATTGCCACTAGCCCAGCAGATCAAGGAAGCCGAGGACTTCTTGGGTCAAACTCAATGGGGGAATACGCTGGAAAGCGGGATCAATGGCCTGATAGATGATCAGAAAGTGGAGGCGTTGAGAATGTTGAATGCCCTGCTTAGTTGTGGATTTGTGGAGGAAGCAGAAAATCAAGCCTATCTGTGTTTTTCCCTATATCTCTATGAAACAGACAAAGACAAAAAAAAATGGGCCATTCAGCAGGCAGTCAAGCTATGGCCAGATGAATCCAAATACTGGGATAGTTTAGGGTATACCTTAGGAAGTGATAAACAATATCCAGAGGCAATCGAGGCCTACCAAAAAGCTATTGACCTTAAGCCTGAATTCGCAGATGCATGGAATGGTATGGCAAATGTCTTATATGATCAAGGGGAACACAAACAAGCCATTGACAATTATCTGAAAGCCATCAACCTGAAGCCCGTGGAAGCCATGTATTGGAATAATTTGGGACATACCCATAGGAACATCAAACAATACAAAGAGGCAATCAAAGCGCATCAAAAAGCCATTGAACTAAAACCCGAATACGCATCAGCATGGAATGGGCTGGCAAATGTCTTAGACGATCAAGGGAAATACCAACAAGCAATTGAGTATTATCAAAAATCCATTGAACTGAAACCCGAATACGCATCAGCATGGAATGGGCTGGCAAATATCTTAGACGATCAAGGGAAATACCAACAAGCAATTGAGCATTATCTGAAAGTCATCAACCTGAAGCCCGAAGGAGCCATGTATTGGAATAATTTGGGAATTACCTACAGGAAATCCAACCAATACGAAGAAGCAATTGAAGCGCATAAAAAAGCCATTGAAATAAGGCCCAATGAAGCCAATTATTGGTATAGTTTGGGAATTACTTTCAGAAAGCTCAAACAATACAAGGAAGCCACCATAGCGTATAAAAAAGCTATTGAACTGAAACCCGAATACGCAGCAGCATGGAATAATTTAGCAAATGTCTTAAAAGATCAAGGGAAATATCCACAAGCAATTGAGCATTATCAAAAAGCCATAGAAATAAAGCCTGCTGAAGCCCTCTATTGGAATAATTTGGGGCTTGCCTATAGAAAACTCAAACAATACAAAGAGGCTGAGGAAGCATACAAGAAAGCCATAGAAATAAAGCCCGAGGAAGTTGACTTTTGGGATAATCTGGGAACAACCTACAGTGATCTCAAACAGTACGGAAAGGCAAAGGAAGCTTATCAAAAAGCCATAGAACTAGCACCAGAAGATCCAGCCTACCCACACTCACTTGGATGGACCTACCTGCTCCAACATCAATTCTCAAATGCAGAACAGCAGTTCTCCAAAGCCTGGGAGCTTTCTGATAGACATTCCGATATGAATGCTATGAATCTCGGCCACGTCCACTACCTGCAAGGAAACTCGGAAGAGGCCCGCGCTTGGTACCGAACAAGCATTCCGCTCTGGGAAGATGTAAATGGTTTCTTCGAAGGCATGGAATCCGACTATACCGATCTTCGCATGGAGTCCCTCGGGATCACGCGCGAGTCCTATGACGAGCTGCTAGCGGAACTGCGGGAGTTTGCCGATGGGCTGGATCAGGGGGGCGCCTCCACGGCGGAGGCATAG
- the trhA gene encoding PAQR family membrane homeostasis protein TrhA: protein MNPYEESLQRQRYYEEELINTITSALGIIVGMVAIPVLLAYAVYHGTELHVWGAAIFSLALLLVYASSTLFHGVRNRKVKDVLRTIDHMTIYLLIAGTYTPFLLVYLPSETRWTWLAILWGMALVGVGFKLFYTGRYELLSVGYYLLMGWMLVFIGKPLTSAIPDHGLWWLVAGGLSYSAGVIFYRLDHIRYTHAVWHIFALAGTGSHYISVFYTIEAYQLVAMSGACG, encoded by the coding sequence ATGAATCCCTACGAAGAATCCCTCCAGCGCCAGCGCTATTACGAGGAAGAACTCATCAACACCATCACCAGTGCCCTCGGCATCATTGTCGGCATGGTGGCCATCCCTGTGCTTCTCGCCTACGCAGTCTATCACGGTACAGAACTCCATGTATGGGGAGCTGCCATTTTCTCCCTGGCGCTCTTACTGGTATATGCCTCCTCCACCCTGTTCCACGGCGTCCGCAATCGCAAAGTCAAGGACGTACTGAGAACCATTGACCACATGACCATCTACCTGTTGATTGCAGGGACCTATACACCTTTTCTGCTGGTGTACTTGCCTTCCGAGACGAGATGGACGTGGCTGGCGATTCTTTGGGGTATGGCCTTGGTGGGAGTGGGATTCAAACTCTTCTACACCGGTAGATACGAATTGCTGTCGGTAGGCTATTATCTGCTGATGGGCTGGATGCTCGTGTTCATCGGCAAACCCCTTACCAGTGCGATCCCCGATCATGGCCTTTGGTGGCTGGTCGCGGGGGGACTTTCATACTCAGCCGGCGTTATTTTCTACCGACTCGATCACATTCGTTACACCCATGCGGTCTGGCATATTTTTGCCTTGGCAGGTACAGGTTCTCACTACATATCGGTCTTCTACACCATCGAAGCCTATCAATTGGTGGCCATGTCTGGAGCTTGTGGATGA
- the lpdA gene encoding dihydrolipoyl dehydrogenase — MANTTFDVTVIGSGPGGYVAAIRCAQLGMKVAIIEKYPTLGGTCLNVGCIPSKALLDSSEHYHQAVHQFAEHGIKVPTVELDLPQMIKRKAGVVEKTTSGVAYLMKKNKITVFQGFGSFVDANTIKVTKDDGSSEEVKTQKVIIATGSKPASLPGIEIDKKHIISSTEALELTELPKHMIVIGGGVIGVEMASVFGRIGSKITVLEYADKLIPSMDGALGKELAKSMKKEMDFTALTSHKVTGSEVKDGKVIITAENKKGETVTVEGDVCLMAVGRRPYTDNLGLENIGIETDRGRIPVSDQLQTSVPNIYAIGDVVRGAMLAHKASEEGVFVAEVIAGQHPHINYRAIPGVVYTWPEVASVGYTEEELKANGTKYKVGNFPFKASGRARASMDDSFGFVKILADKETDEMLGMHIIGPRAADMIMEGVMGLEFRASAEDLAIFSHPHPTFSESVKEAAMGATANRVIHM, encoded by the coding sequence ATGGCCAATACCACTTTTGACGTTACTGTAATCGGTTCGGGTCCCGGTGGGTACGTCGCTGCAATCCGTTGTGCGCAACTGGGAATGAAGGTAGCCATCATCGAAAAGTATCCTACCTTGGGAGGCACCTGCCTCAATGTCGGATGTATTCCTTCCAAGGCATTGCTCGACTCCTCCGAACACTATCATCAAGCGGTACACCAATTCGCTGAGCATGGCATCAAGGTGCCTACTGTCGAGTTGGATTTGCCTCAAATGATCAAGCGCAAAGCCGGTGTCGTCGAAAAGACCACCTCCGGAGTTGCCTACTTGATGAAAAAGAACAAGATCACCGTCTTTCAGGGATTCGGCTCCTTTGTCGATGCCAACACCATCAAGGTCACCAAGGATGACGGTTCCTCCGAGGAGGTGAAGACGCAAAAAGTCATCATCGCAACCGGTTCCAAACCTGCTTCCCTGCCCGGTATCGAAATTGACAAAAAGCATATCATCAGCTCCACCGAGGCGCTCGAATTGACTGAGTTGCCTAAGCACATGATCGTGATCGGTGGTGGCGTGATCGGAGTTGAAATGGCTTCCGTATTCGGTCGCATCGGCTCCAAGATCACCGTGCTGGAATATGCAGACAAATTGATTCCTTCCATGGACGGCGCCCTCGGCAAAGAGCTCGCCAAATCCATGAAAAAGGAAATGGACTTCACTGCCCTCACTAGCCACAAGGTGACAGGCTCTGAAGTGAAGGACGGCAAAGTGATCATCACTGCCGAAAACAAGAAGGGGGAAACCGTCACCGTGGAAGGAGATGTCTGCCTCATGGCGGTAGGTCGTCGTCCATACACCGACAACCTCGGACTGGAAAACATCGGCATCGAGACGGATCGTGGACGTATTCCTGTCAGCGACCAGCTCCAGACTTCCGTTCCGAATATCTATGCCATCGGAGATGTAGTACGCGGTGCCATGTTGGCACACAAAGCTTCCGAGGAAGGCGTATTTGTAGCTGAGGTAATCGCCGGGCAGCACCCGCACATCAACTACCGCGCCATCCCTGGCGTAGTCTACACTTGGCCTGAAGTTGCCAGCGTAGGATACACCGAGGAAGAACTGAAAGCCAATGGAACGAAGTACAAGGTGGGGAATTTCCCATTCAAAGCTTCTGGACGTGCACGCGCCTCCATGGATGACAGCTTTGGATTCGTGAAAATCTTGGCCGACAAGGAAACTGATGAAATGCTCGGTATGCACATCATCGGTCCTCGTGCTGCGGACATGATCATGGAAGGGGTAATGGGCTTGGAGTTCCGCGCTTCTGCGGAGGATCTGGCGATCTTCTCCCACCCGCACCCAACCTTCTCCGAGTCCGTGAAGGAAGCGGCGATGGGCGCGACAGCCAACAGAGTCATCCACATGTAA